In the Phaeobacter piscinae genome, TCCAGCCGTTCAATCGTTTCGCCAGCATCCCGGTTCAGCCCGCTTTCGCGCTCAATATCGCGGCCAAGCTGCGCCACGCGGTTGGTCAGCGTTTCGATTGTCTGACGCGCCTGCGCTTCCTGATCACTCAGTGCATCGCGCTGCACAAACAGCCGTTGCAGCACGGCGGCAGCAATGGCCTCCTCTTCGCGCAGGGGAGGCAGTGCGCTCTCAGCCTCCAGCCGCTTGCCATCAGCAACACGGGCCAGCGCCTCTGCCTTGGCCGCCTGGGTCTCGCGGCTGCGCAGGATATCTTCAGCTTCCAGCCGCGCGTCGTCCGCCTCCCGCCAGCGGCGATAGAGCAACATGCCCTCGGCCCGTCGCAGCTGTTCACCGATATCGCGATACCGCTGTGCCTGACGCGCCTGACGGGCCAGCTGCGAGAGCTGTGCTGCGAGCTGTTCAATCACATCGTCGACGCGCAACAGGTTCTGTTCGGTGTTTTTCAGCTTCAGCTCGGCCTCGTGCCGCCGCTGGTAGAGGCCAGAGATACCTGCTGCCTCTTCCAGAATACGCCGCCGCGCCTTCGGTTTGGCGTTAATCAACTCGGCAATTTGCCCCTGTCGGACCAGGGCAGGAGAATGCGCGCCAGTTGAGGCATCGGCAAACAGCATCTGCACATCGCGCGCGCGCACATCTTTCCCGTTGGTCTTGTAGGCGCTGCCGACATCACGGGTAATACGGCGCAGAATTTCCAGATTGTCGCTCTCGTTGAAACCAGATGGGGCCAGCCGTTCACTGTTGTCAATCTGCAGGCTGACCTCGGCAAAATTGCGGGCTGGCCTGGAGCTGGTCCCCGCGAAGATCACGTCTTCCATACCGCCGCCACGCATTGCCTTTGGGCGGTTTTCGCCCATCACCCAGCGCAGCGCCTCAAGAAGGTTGGATTTGCCACAGCCGTTTGGGCCGACAACCCCGGTCAGGCCATCTGCGATCAACAGATCCGTTGGGTCCACAAAGCTCTTGAAGCCGTTCAGTCTGAGTTTCGAGAAGCGCAAGCCGATATCCTGTGATTCATTGGGATGTAAGTGTCATGGGTTTGTTACACCACTGTCAATGTGGCCGCCCCCCAAATCCGCTGGGTCAGCGTCATATCGCCACCATATATTGTGGATAACTCTTCATTACGCGGCTTCGCCGCTCCCGCAGTCCAAGCGCCCGACGAGGACAGCCTGATCGCCCAGGACATCGCGCACCGGGCAGCCGCTTGCCATTTCCATAGCGCGTTGCGCGCGTTTCCGGATGGGGCCAAGGCGCGGCGCATATTGAGGATTGACGCGCACCGCCTCTGCGAGTGATCCGCGCAGGCGCACCTCAAATACGCTGCCCTCCACCGTGATCCGCTGCACCGCTTGACCACGGAAATGCGGGCTTGCCGTATCGCAGGCTGTAAGCGGAACAGCAAGAAGGAACATAAAAATGGGGCGGAATCGAACCGCTCGCCTGAAAAAATCACGCATCTGTATCCCTGCGCCGAATGAGACTGTGTCTTCGCTCGTCCCTTCGAACTAGCATGGAATAGGCGCGCTGTCTGCTGAATGGGCGCACATCCCCTTGCGATGGCCTTGGCCCCGTGGTCATATGTTTTGACCAATCGCGCATCCAAAAGACTGACAGCATGCCCTTTCAAAAAGTACAGCCCGAAAAACTCTCTGCGTCTGTGGTGCGCCAGATTGAGCAGTTCATCCTGCGCGGCATCCTCACACCCGGCGAACGGCTCCCTGCCGAGCGGGAGTTGGCGGAGCGTCTGGGGGTCTCACGGCCCTCGTTGCGCGATGCGCTGGCCGAATTGCAAGATCGCGGTCTACTGGTCTCGCGGGCGGGCGCCGGAGTGTTTGTCGCCGATGTGCTTGGCTCTGCGTTTTCACCGGCCTTGGTTCAGTTGTTTGCAAGCCATGATGAGGCGGTTTTCGACTACCTCAGCTTTCGCCGAGATTTGGAAGGCCTGGCCGCCGAGCGCGCCGCCAAATACGGATCCAATTACGATTTGGAAGTGATCCAGACGATTTTCGACAAGATGGAGCAGGCTGGTGATCCCGCCATCTCAGAAGAGGCAGCCGCGCTCGACGCCCAGTTCCATTCCGCAATCATGGATGCGAGCCACAATGTGGTCATGCTGCATATGATGCGCTCGATGTTTGAGCTGCTGCGTGAAGGTGTTTTCTATAATCGTCGCGTTATGTTCCAACAGCACACCACGCGCGATGCCCTCTTGGCCCAGCACAGCGCCATCAACGCCGCGCTACAGGCCCGCGACCCTTCGGCAGCACGGGCCGCTGTTGAAACCCATCTGGACTATGTGAAGCAGGCCCTGACTGACCATCAGCGCGCCCTGCGCAATGCAGAGGTGGCCAAGCAACGTCTGCAGCATGAAATCAGCAAAACCTGAGAGAGCCCATCCGCAGGTTTAAACAGCCTGTACCCCCATCAGGATTTGGGTAAAGACGCCATCCACTCGGCAACGACGGCCTCGGGGTATCCTCGGTGGAAATGGGATTTCCACGGATAGGCCGCCCGGTCAGTGCCATCCTTCAGGCGAACCCGGTTGGCATCTCCCCGGTCAACGGCGGGGTTGCCAACCGCGATCCGATGATCTGCAACATCTTTGGTGACGGCGCTGCACGCACCCACCAGGGCCCCCTCCCCGACAGTGACTCCCGGCAGAACAGTGGTCATCGTGGCGATCACAGCAAATGATTTGATCCGCGCGCCCAGTAAGACCTCGCTCGGCGGATGCGGATCATTGGTCAGCACGACGTAGGGAAAGATCCAAACGTAGTCTTCAACAACGCTCTTTTGTCCGATGTGCACATTGCTGTGCAGCCGCACGTAGTCCCCAATAGTGCAATGACCCTGGATATCGCTCAGTGTGCCGATCTGAAACCCGCGCCCAGCCTGGGTGAGTTCGCGCACTGTGACCCGATGCCCGGTCACCAGGCCGTCACCGAAGCTTGAGCTTTCGTAGAAAACGCTATGGGAGCGGATCGTCGACTCTTCCCCGATGCGCAACGGAGAGCCATCCCCCAGACGGGTTGCGACGCCCAGCTCACAATTGCTTCCGATGTTGGTCCCCGCGCCAATTTCAACGTTGTCATGAACGATCGAAAAGGGGCCGATTTCGACGCTCGGGTGGATCTTGGCCTTGGGGCTGACAATGGCCGTCGGATGGGCGCGCATCTGTGACTCCTCTGGTAACCGAAAGCCCCGCCAGCAGGCAGGGTCTTGCGCTCTCTTCTATCGCTCAGCCTGCGTTCAATCCACCATTTTAGGGAAAGTAAGGATGTGCGCGGTTATCGCAGGCAACGCATTTGAATACAAAAAACCCGGCCACTTGGGCCGGGTTCTTTAACAGCGTCGATGCAAGAGCAAATTAGTGCAGCTTGGCGTCCACGTCGGCGATAGCAGCGTCGATCAGCTTGTTGGCTTCGGTCGCTGTCATCTGTTTCGAGATCACCGCATCCGCCGCTGCAATTGCAACGGTGATTGCCTGATCGCGCACTTCTTTCACCGCGGAGTCCTGCGCCGCTGTGATCTGTTCCTCGGCAGCGGTCATGCGACGCGCAATCGAGACTTCCAGGTCAGCCTTGGCTTGGTCAGCTGCTTTCGCAGCATCTTCACGCGCCGACGCAACGATCCGATCAGCCTGCGCCTGAACTTCCTGCTGCTTGCGTTCGTAAGAGGCCAGAATGGTCTGGGCTTCTTCACGCAGGGCACGGGCCTCTTCGAGGTCCTTTTTGATGCCTTCGGCGCGGGCGTCCAGCTGGCCACCCAGCAGACCGGGCACCTTTGCATAAAGCAGGATGCCGACGAACAGCAGGAACGCGAGCGTAACGACAAAGTCGGTGTTGCTCATCGACAGGAACGGGCCGGACGCCGCGAATGCGGGGCTGGTGGCACCAAAGGTCAGAGCAAGAGCCAGTACAGAGCGCATGTTCTTATCCTTTCATCCGGTCGGCAACCGCAGCTGCGACGGCTTTTTCGTCTGCCTTGCCACCAAAGGTGGCGACGATCTCAGCGGCGGTATCAACAGCGACGGCTTCGACGCTGGCGATGGCACCGGCCTTGATCTCGGCGATGACGGCTTCTGATTCCACTGCCTTGGCCGCAATCTGTGCGTCTGCCTTGGCAATGGCCTCATCCAGATCTGCCTGAATTTCCGCACGGGTTTCAGCAGCGATGCGCTGAGCCTCTGCACGGGCATCTGCCAGAGCTTGGTTATAAGCGGTTTCGGCCTCTACGGCTTTGGCCTTCAGGTCTTCAGCCGCGGCGAGGTCGTTGGTAATGGTTCCCTGACGCTCGGCCAACACTGCCGCAATGCGGGGCAGCGCGATGCGCGACAGGATGAAATAGATCACGACGAGCGTGACCACGAGCCAGAAGATCTGGTTCGCATAGGTCGAGAAGTCCAGCTGCGGCATACCGCCCGAACCGTGGGCGGCCTCTGCGGCACCGTGACCTGCGTCCTGCGTCTGAGTTGCCATGTCGTCCTCCTAGGGAACTTGCCGTTACACCGGGCGGCGCGGTCATCCACACCGCCCGGCCGTAAGGAAAATGGTTCCGAAGGGTCTTAGACGGCGAACATCAGCAGCAGAGCGACCAGGAACGAGAAGATGCCCAGAGCTTCTGCAAATGCGATGCCGATGAAGAGGGTTGCGGTCTGGGAAGCAGCCGCGGAGGGGTTGCGCAGAGCGCCTGCCAGGAAGTTAGCAGCAACGTTGCCAACACCCAGTGCAGCAATACCAGTACCCATGCCAGCCAGGCCAGCGCCGATGTGTGCGAGTTCGCCTTCCATTGTGTATCTCCTTACGATTGGAAGTTGAGGATCTTATTGTTCGGACCTGACCGCGTCTTAGTGCGACGGGTGCAGCGCGTCCTTCAGGTACACGCAGGTCAGAATGGTGAACACGTAGGCCTGAATGAAGGCCACGAGAACTTCGAGTGCGTAAACCGCGGTGATGGCAAAGATCGGCAGGAAGCTGAACAGGCCCAATGCGCCTGCAAAACCTGCGAATACCTTCAGAACCGCGTGGCCCGCCATCACGTTACCCGCAAGACGAATGCAGTGGCTGACAGGACGCACAAAATAGGAAATCAGTTCGATGATCGCGAGCACCGGGCGCAATGCCAGCGGTGCGGAGCCAACCCAGAACAGGCCCAGAAACTTAGTCCCGTGCAGCACAAAACCAGTCACGGTCACGGTCACGAACACCAGCATGGCCAGAACTGCAGTCACGGCAAAATGCGATGTGGTCGTGAAGCTGCCCGGGATCAGGCCCAGCATGTTCGCGGTCAGGATGAACATGAACAGGGTCATGATATAGGGGAAGAACTTCAGACCGTCTTTGCCGGTCACGTCTTCGACCATCTTATAGATGAAGCCATAGGCGAGTTCAGCAACCGACTGGATGCGCGACGGGACAATCGCGCGTTTTGCAGACCCCAGAACCATCAGCGCGAAGATCGCGACAATCGCAAGACCCATCCAGAGGGTCACGTTGGTCGGAGTGTAGAAGTTCAGCTCACCTGCGCCACCCAGCGGCTTGACCAGGAACTGGTCAGTCGGATGGATCTGGAGGCCCGGAATAGCGGGGGCAAAGAACAGCCCAGACGCAAGTACCAGCAGAAAAGCTGCACCAAAGATTAGTTTGCCCATTGTCCCGTTTCTCCTGTCGCCGGGGGATCAGTCCCGGTCCTGCGCATCTTGTTCGGCCATTTCGGCCAGTTTCTTTTCCTGGATCTCTTGCGCGCTGCGGAGCATTGTCTTCACCCCGGCCGCCAGACCCAGCATCGTGAACAGCACCAGAAAGATCGGTATGGTCCCAAGCAGAAGGTCCAACCCGTATCCGATACCAAAGCCGATCATCAGACCGGCCACCAACTCAATCACCATCCGCCAAGCTTGATTGGCTGTCGAATAATGCTCATCCACGCGCGGCTTGGGCTCTTGGGCCTTACGCGCCTCTGCCAACTTGGCCTCTAGCTGCGCCAAGCGCTGCTTGTCTGGCTCTTGTGACACGGTCGCCATCCTCACGTGAATTCTGTTGCGGTGCTAAGGAGTCCTCGCCTCAGAGTCAACAACCCTGAAAGCCCTGCGACGTCGAGCGCAACTAATTGTAATTATTAAGTTATGCCTGGGGCCTACCGCATCACCTCCTGCACGTCTGAGGAGCAGGCGACGGTTTTTCGGTCAAAATCCATATTCAACCAAAAGGTTGATTTTATCAGAGGGCCGGTCGCCGCCGAATTTTACGCAGCAGGCGACCATCGATCAGCGCCAGTCCGATCAGGATCAGGCTCATCCCTGTCAGGTGCTCCAGTTTGAGCGGCTCCTGCAAGATCCAGGCCCCCATCGCCAGGGCGGAAACCGGCGCGATCAGCGTTGGCAGGGTGATATTGGTCGGCCCAACCCGAGGCAGCACCCAATAGAACAGGATGAAAGCTGCGGACGTCAGGATGAAACCGATGATGAACAACGCGCCCCAAGTCTCCAATCGGGTGATCACCGGCAGACCTTCAGCCCAAATCGCCAGCGGCGTGATGGCCGCAGTGGCCCCGGTCAAGGCAACAGCGACAAGGACCACTGGATCGATGTCACGAAACTGGCGGGCAATATTGACCGAAAACGCGTAACACAACGGCGCACAAAGCGTAACGAGCACAGCCCAGACCTCGGACTGGCGTCCGCCATGCAGCAGCGGCCACGACAAGACTAGAATACCAAGAAAGCCGAAAACCACGCCCAGTGACTTCTGCCAGGTCGCCCGCTCTCCACCCGGCCAGAAATGCGCCACCATAACAGCAAGCGCCGGGGTAAACGCATTGAGGATCCCGGCCACGCCGCTGGCAATATGCTGCTGTCCCAGCGCGTAGAAGGCAAAGGGCGCCGCATAGCTCAGGACACCAAAACCAAAAAGCGCCAGCCAACGCCGTGGTTGGTCCGGCACCCGCTTACGCGCCGCCACGACATAGATCCAACATCCCAGCGCACCAAAGCCAACCCGCCCCATGGACACCGACAATGGTCCCAGCTCGCGCAGTAAAACAGCATTGAACATGAAGGACATGCCCCAGCCGATCCCAAGTACAAAGATCGCCGCCCAGTATTTCAATGCCATATCATGTCTCTTTCGCGCTCTGTCGTCGTTGCCGGTGATATGCAGCTAGCGGCTTGGGATTGTCGACCCGCATCTTGCGGTTTAGGTGTGTCGGCATGAGCGATCCTCTTGATACCGTATTTGCCGCCCTTGCGGACCCAACCCGGCGCAGCATTCTGACCATGCTGCTGGAGGACGACATGGCCGTCACCGATGTTGCTGAACCGTTTGACATGTCGCTCGCGGCGATCTCCAAACACCTGATGATCCTGACACGGGCAGGCCTCATTGCGCAGGAAAAACGTGGCCGCGTGAAGTGGTGCAAGCTGCAGCCGGACGCCATGCGGTCCGCCTCCGTCTGGATGCAGGGGTTTGGTCAGTTCGAGCCCGTCAATCTGGACGCGTTTGAGCGCTTTCTGGAAACCGAACTCGGCAGCCCGACAGCAGATCCCGCCTCCGAGTGAAGCGGGTTAGCCTGATTGCGTATTCGGCACTGCGCTGCGCCCCTCCCGTAGCAGCAACCAAAGCGCCCAGATGGTGCAAACCACGCCCAGCGCCACGATGCCACTAGGTGCCGGACGGCCCAGCGCAATTTCCCACAAGATGACCCAGCTTGGCGTCAGGTAGGTATAGGCCATGACCTTGGCTGAGGGCAGATGTAGCGTTGCATATTGTAGCAGAACAAATGTAGCGGCACTGGCGATCAGCGCAACATAGAGCAGGACCACCCAGACAAGCGGTGACAGCCCGGTCCAATCCGTGGCGCGAATGTCGCCCCAGCCGACCACCAACAGGATTATTGCGCCCGCGACCAACATCCCGAAGGTGAACACCACCGCGGGCTCGCCCCGGTTCAGCAAGCGTACCATCGGCGTATAGGCGGCGTGGGCCACACATCCCCAGAAATATATCATCTCTCCACGGCCAATTTCAAAGGCCCAGATGGCCGACGGGTCGCCGCGAAAAATCACCCAGATTGCCCCCACAGCACCAATCGCCAACGCCAGCGCCATCCGCCATGTCGTGATCTGGCGTAGCAGGATCCATCCGAAAACCCCACTCAGCACCGGTGTAAGTGTAAATACCGCAGCCGCACTCACTGGCGCGGCGGTTTGCAATCCGTAGAACATCAGCACGAAGTAGATGGCAAACAGCCCCCCCAGCACGAGGAAACGCCAAGGCGCCACAAAATCTTTGCGCCGCAGGCCATGGGTGAGCTGTGCCGCAATGCCGATCACCACCGCAGCAATCACAAACCGAATGGCATTGAGGGCCATGGGAGCGATGTCATTGGCCACCATCGCGCCAAGCGAAAACGATCCGGCCACCAAGGCCGAAAACACCAGCATTGCGAGATGACCGCGATAGCTCGGTGTCATGCGGTCCAGGCCTTCGCTTCGGCTTTCAGGAAGCTGAGGAAACTCTGCACCTTGGTTGTGCGGTGCAGATCAACATGGGTGACAAGCCACAATTCGCCCGCCCACTCTGGCAGGGGTTCCATCATCTGGGTCAACCCAGGATGCCGCTCCGCCTCCCAGCGGGTCAGGAAACCAATCCCCGCTCCTGCCAGCAGAGCCTCCTGCATCGAGACGGCGTTCACGCAGCGAAACGACAGCGCACTCTCGGGCGCGTGGGCACGCAGCCAGCGGGAATAAGGCGCCCGGCTATCTATGTCGTCATTGCAGATGAACCGATGGTTGGACATATCGTCCAGCCCTTTCAGCGGACCGAACCGTTCAATATATGAGGCACTGGCGTAAAGCCCGTGTTGTTGCCGCATGAAGGGCTGAACCACATTGTCGGGCTGTTCCGGCGGAGATCCGGCGCGGATCGCGACATGCGCCTCCCCGTATTCCAGTCGAAACAGGCGGCTACCGGTCAGAAAGCGGATCACCAACTCGGGGTGTTGACGCTGAAATTCCGTGAGCGCGGGCACCAGCAGTGTCGACATCGAGGACAGCGAGGTCACGACCAATTCGCCGGATACCGCATCCCCATGCCCTTTGAGCCGACCAACCAGCTGACCAAACTGATCATCCGTGGCCTGCGCCACCCGCAGCAGATCTTGGCCGGCCTCGGTCGGGGTGTAACCACGAGCGTGGCGCTGGAACAGCTTGACGCCGAGACGCGCCTCAATTGCATCGACGTGGCGGATGACTGTCGCGTGATGGACGCCCAACACCTCGGCGGCGCCGCTCACGGTTCCCATCCGAGCCACCTGATAGGCGGTGCGTACCTCGTCCCAGTTTTCCATGGTCACCTCTCATCTGCGTATTACTTGCCGCAACCATGCACATTCCGCAGGCTCTAGCCAGCGAAAGGTTCAAATTTGCGCAGTGATCACACAATGCCCTGCCACTTCAGACCCAGGTGATTGTAACGCTCAATCGATCCATCACCTCCAGAAATGCCTGTCGCGTCAGGGCAACGGTGCGATCATTCACCAAAGGATGCATGTAGATCACATCCGCCTGCTGCGCAGCCTTGTCCATATAGAAGTGCACATCTTGATTGACCCCGTTGACCATCGCCAGTGGAGTGACAGCGCCAGGGCGCACACCCAGGGTTTCCAGCAGGCGCTCCGCTGATCCAAATGACAGTTTTCCTAGTCCCAGATCAGCCGCCAGCGCTTTCAAATCGACATCGCGGTCCTGCTCAAGGCTGACCAGATGATTGCGTTTTATCTTGTCCCGCAGGTAGAGGTTCTTAAGCCGCAGCGCGCGCTCCCCTGCCTGCATGAAGCCCGCTTCAACCGCCTTCGCGTCCTCGACAGTGCGCAGTGGCACATGACTGTGCAGCCGGAAGCCAATGCCCCACGCATCCAGCTGCGCCAAAAGTTTGTCGGAAGAAACAGGCAAGCTGTCTTGAAACTGGGATGATGCGTCCACTGTGGCCTCATTGATCTGCACAAATGATATCGCCCGCAGATCAATGTGAAACACGAGGGCATGCAAGGGGGAACATCGCTATTCTGCCTGCTTTCTTATCAGCGTTTCATCAGCGCCCGCCACCTGCCGCAGATGATGTGCGGCGCGCCTCTTCGTAGTGATCGAACCCGCTTGAGAACCAGGCTGTTCCGCGAGTTGCGCTGGCAAGGCTGCTACAGAGCTGGTCCTGAACCGCCACCGGCAGCAGGGTTTCAAACACGTCCCAGCCTGCGGCCTCGGGGTGGGCTGCGAAACCAAGTATCTGCCCCTGCATCCCGCTGACCACTGGAACAAGCCCACCAGTGAAGACCGAAGGGACGTGGATCTCCACCCGCATGATGGGTTGCAGTACCACCGACCCCGCCTCCGCCAGCGCCTCACGAACCGCAGATTTGCCCGCCGTACGAAACGCGTAGTCAGAACTGTCAACGGAGTGGTGCTTGCCATCCTTCAGGGTCACCTGCACATCGACAACAGGATGGCCGCTGGCACCCGCCTTCAACGCCTCGCGCGCACCCGCCTCCACCGACGGAATGTAGCCCTTTGGCACCGCACCGCCTTTGACCTCATCGGTAAAATGGAAACCCGACCCGCGCGCGGCTGGCGCAAGGCTCAACACCACATCGGCAAACTGACCAGCTCCGCCAGATTGTTTACGGTGGCGATGATGGATTGTGACTGGTCGCGTGATGGTCTCCCGCAGGGCGGGCGGAACAGGTTCATCTCCTACCTCGATACCGAACGAGTCGCTTAGCAGCCCTAGGATACGGCGCAGATGCAGCGGCCCTTGCAGGTGCAGCAGCGCGTGCCCGCTGATCTCATCCTGTTCGACCTGCATGCCGGTATCAATCTCAGCAATGCGCTCCAGCGCTGCGGTCAGCCGGACATCATCGCGATCGTGCACGGGCGTGACGATCCGCTGATAGCTTGACGGGCGCGGTTGGGCCCACTGCGGCAATTGAGCGGCACGGTTTTCCAGATAGGCGTACCCAAGGCTCAGGTGATCCGATTTCACAACTTGCGCGATATCCCCCGGTGCAAGGTCACCAGAACCGGAGGGGGATGGGTTGCGGCCATTGCCAGCAGCGCGCCCGGTGGCAGGCGCGCTTGCGCCGGTTTTCGCAGCCGTACCCTCCCCCCTCAACTGCGTCATCGCTCCAAGGTTGCCACCTCCAACCTGCGCCCCCGCTCCCACCGGTTGGCTCAGCGCGCGGACGACGACCGTCTTGCCGAGATGTTTAACAAGGTCTCCGATACACCCTACTGCCAGAGGCTGCCCGTCCGCTGCCAACCGCTGTGCTGCGACCTCAACCGCGGGGGCCTCATGGCGCAGGGATTTCATCAGACGCAGGATCCCGTTGCGATGAAGCGCAGACCCCAAAAGCGCCGGGATCAAATCGTTATGCTGCAAGACGCGGGTGGCCACATCATAGACCGCTTCTGTCAGCGGCTTGCGATCTTCGATCAGTTGCTCCAGCAGATCGTCGTCATAGTCAGCCAACGCTTCCAGCATTTCTCCCCGCGCCTGACGTTCGCGGGCATGGATGCTATCCGGAAAAGCCACCAGGGCTGAGGGCTGCCCCTCCTGATATTTCCACGCCCGTTCTGAGATCAGATCCACCGCCCCGATCACCTCCCCCCCGGTCCGCATCGGTATCTGGCGCAGGACGATATTGTGCCGACAATAGGTTTGCAGCGCGGCGACGATATCGGCCACCCGCCCGGCGGCCTGATCCATACGGTTGATAAAAAGAAAGGCGGGAATACCCGCCTCTTCGACCATCCTGAGATAAGGCGCGGCCAAAACCCCGGCAGATGGATCCGCCGACACGCAAACAACCGCCGCATCGCTGGCTGCCAACGCCGGCCCCGCCGTCGCCAAGTTCTCAACCCCGCCGGCAATATCAATCACGCCCCAGGCCTCATCCATGAATG is a window encoding:
- a CDS encoding elongation factor G, which translates into the protein MRVFTVIGPSHSGKTELAKALATLQEPEQKPQQATGVAELRAFPFMDEAWGVIDIAGGVENLATAGPALAASDAAVVCVSADPSAGVLAAPYLRMVEEAGIPAFLFINRMDQAAGRVADIVAALQTYCRHNIVLRQIPMRTGGEVIGAVDLISERAWKYQEGQPSALVAFPDSIHARERQARGEMLEALADYDDDLLEQLIEDRKPLTEAVYDVATRVLQHNDLIPALLGSALHRNGILRLMKSLRHEAPAVEVAAQRLAADGQPLAVGCIGDLVKHLGKTVVVRALSQPVGAGAQVGGGNLGAMTQLRGEGTAAKTGASAPATGRAAGNGRNPSPSGSGDLAPGDIAQVVKSDHLSLGYAYLENRAAQLPQWAQPRPSSYQRIVTPVHDRDDVRLTAALERIAEIDTGMQVEQDEISGHALLHLQGPLHLRRILGLLSDSFGIEVGDEPVPPALRETITRPVTIHHRHRKQSGGAGQFADVVLSLAPAARGSGFHFTDEVKGGAVPKGYIPSVEAGAREALKAGASGHPVVDVQVTLKDGKHHSVDSSDYAFRTAGKSAVREALAEAGSVVLQPIMRVEIHVPSVFTGGLVPVVSGMQGQILGFAAHPEAAGWDVFETLLPVAVQDQLCSSLASATRGTAWFSSGFDHYEEARRTSSAAGGGR
- a CDS encoding F0F1 ATP synthase subunit B', which translates into the protein MATQTQDAGHGAAEAAHGSGGMPQLDFSTYANQIFWLVVTLVVIYFILSRIALPRIAAVLAERQGTITNDLAAAEDLKAKAVEAETAYNQALADARAEAQRIAAETRAEIQADLDEAIAKADAQIAAKAVESEAVIAEIKAGAIASVEAVAVDTAAEIVATFGGKADEKAVAAAVADRMKG
- a CDS encoding F0F1 ATP synthase subunit B codes for the protein MRSVLALALTFGATSPAFAASGPFLSMSNTDFVVTLAFLLFVGILLYAKVPGLLGGQLDARAEGIKKDLEEARALREEAQTILASYERKQQEVQAQADRIVASAREDAAKAADQAKADLEVSIARRMTAAEEQITAAQDSAVKEVRDQAITVAIAAADAVISKQMTATEANKLIDAAIADVDAKLH
- a CDS encoding F0F1 ATP synthase subunit C, with translation MEGELAHIGAGLAGMGTGIAALGVGNVAANFLAGALRNPSAAASQTATLFIGIAFAEALGIFSFLVALLLMFAV
- a CDS encoding FadR/GntR family transcriptional regulator — translated: MPFQKVQPEKLSASVVRQIEQFILRGILTPGERLPAERELAERLGVSRPSLRDALAELQDRGLLVSRAGAGVFVADVLGSAFSPALVQLFASHDEAVFDYLSFRRDLEGLAAERAAKYGSNYDLEVIQTIFDKMEQAGDPAISEEAAALDAQFHSAIMDASHNVVMLHMMRSMFELLREGVFYNRRVMFQQHTTRDALLAQHSAINAALQARDPSAARAAVETHLDYVKQALTDHQRALRNAEVAKQRLQHEISKT
- a CDS encoding prolyl-tRNA synthetase associated domain-containing protein; its protein translation is MDASSQFQDSLPVSSDKLLAQLDAWGIGFRLHSHVPLRTVEDAKAVEAGFMQAGERALRLKNLYLRDKIKRNHLVSLEQDRDVDLKALAADLGLGKLSFGSAERLLETLGVRPGAVTPLAMVNGVNQDVHFYMDKAAQQADVIYMHPLVNDRTVALTRQAFLEVMDRLSVTITWV
- a CDS encoding F0F1 ATP synthase subunit A; its protein translation is MGKLIFGAAFLLVLASGLFFAPAIPGLQIHPTDQFLVKPLGGAGELNFYTPTNVTLWMGLAIVAIFALMVLGSAKRAIVPSRIQSVAELAYGFIYKMVEDVTGKDGLKFFPYIMTLFMFILTANMLGLIPGSFTTTSHFAVTAVLAMLVFVTVTVTGFVLHGTKFLGLFWVGSAPLALRPVLAIIELISYFVRPVSHCIRLAGNVMAGHAVLKVFAGFAGALGLFSFLPIFAITAVYALEVLVAFIQAYVFTILTCVYLKDALHPSH
- a CDS encoding acyltransferase, with product MRAHPTAIVSPKAKIHPSVEIGPFSIVHDNVEIGAGTNIGSNCELGVATRLGDGSPLRIGEESTIRSHSVFYESSSFGDGLVTGHRVTVRELTQAGRGFQIGTLSDIQGHCTIGDYVRLHSNVHIGQKSVVEDYVWIFPYVVLTNDPHPPSEVLLGARIKSFAVIATMTTVLPGVTVGEGALVGACSAVTKDVADHRIAVGNPAVDRGDANRVRLKDGTDRAAYPWKSHFHRGYPEAVVAEWMASLPKS
- a CDS encoding AtpZ/AtpI family protein, with amino-acid sequence MATVSQEPDKQRLAQLEAKLAEARKAQEPKPRVDEHYSTANQAWRMVIELVAGLMIGFGIGYGLDLLLGTIPIFLVLFTMLGLAAGVKTMLRSAQEIQEKKLAEMAEQDAQDRD
- a CDS encoding ArsR/SmtB family transcription factor, with the translated sequence MSDPLDTVFAALADPTRRSILTMLLEDDMAVTDVAEPFDMSLAAISKHLMILTRAGLIAQEKRGRVKWCKLQPDAMRSASVWMQGFGQFEPVNLDAFERFLETELGSPTADPASE
- a CDS encoding LysR family transcriptional regulator, which encodes MENWDEVRTAYQVARMGTVSGAAEVLGVHHATVIRHVDAIEARLGVKLFQRHARGYTPTEAGQDLLRVAQATDDQFGQLVGRLKGHGDAVSGELVVTSLSSMSTLLVPALTEFQRQHPELVIRFLTGSRLFRLEYGEAHVAIRAGSPPEQPDNVVQPFMRQQHGLYASASYIERFGPLKGLDDMSNHRFICNDDIDSRAPYSRWLRAHAPESALSFRCVNAVSMQEALLAGAGIGFLTRWEAERHPGLTQMMEPLPEWAGELWLVTHVDLHRTTKVQSFLSFLKAEAKAWTA
- a CDS encoding DMT family transporter, which gives rise to MALKYWAAIFVLGIGWGMSFMFNAVLLRELGPLSVSMGRVGFGALGCWIYVVAARKRVPDQPRRWLALFGFGVLSYAAPFAFYALGQQHIASGVAGILNAFTPALAVMVAHFWPGGERATWQKSLGVVFGFLGILVLSWPLLHGGRQSEVWAVLVTLCAPLCYAFSVNIARQFRDIDPVVLVAVALTGATAAITPLAIWAEGLPVITRLETWGALFIIGFILTSAAFILFYWVLPRVGPTNITLPTLIAPVSALAMGAWILQEPLKLEHLTGMSLILIGLALIDGRLLRKIRRRPAL
- a CDS encoding DMT family transporter, giving the protein MTPSYRGHLAMLVFSALVAGSFSLGAMVANDIAPMALNAIRFVIAAVVIGIAAQLTHGLRRKDFVAPWRFLVLGGLFAIYFVLMFYGLQTAAPVSAAAVFTLTPVLSGVFGWILLRQITTWRMALALAIGAVGAIWVIFRGDPSAIWAFEIGRGEMIYFWGCVAHAAYTPMVRLLNRGEPAVVFTFGMLVAGAIILLVVGWGDIRATDWTGLSPLVWVVLLYVALIASAATFVLLQYATLHLPSAKVMAYTYLTPSWVILWEIALGRPAPSGIVALGVVCTIWALWLLLREGRSAVPNTQSG